Proteins from a genomic interval of Pseudomonadota bacterium:
- a CDS encoding FliM/FliN family flagellar motor switch protein: protein MVNPKDKKGDETQINDLDVFEEWEEGQEDEGTEPGADDVKEEGGEEGDELPDFAGFEKMEAEPEGPAAEEPLPEDFSESLAGLAPDVPVSLVAVIGKVTTNVGELMKLSLGQVVELGRPPGETVDVVAGGRLIARGELVDMDGKLGVRILKMVK from the coding sequence ATGGTGAATCCAAAGGACAAAAAGGGCGACGAGACCCAGATCAACGACCTCGATGTGTTCGAGGAGTGGGAGGAGGGCCAGGAGGACGAGGGGACCGAGCCCGGCGCGGACGATGTGAAGGAAGAGGGCGGCGAGGAGGGAGACGAGCTGCCCGACTTCGCCGGCTTCGAGAAGATGGAGGCGGAGCCGGAGGGCCCCGCCGCCGAGGAGCCCCTCCCCGAGGATTTCTCCGAATCGCTCGCCGGCCTTGCGCCGGACGTGCCGGTGAGCCTGGTGGCCGTGATAGGCAAGGTGACGACCAACGTGGGCGAGCTCATGAAGCTCTCTCTCGGCCAGGTGGTGGAGCTCGGCAGGCCGCCGGGGGAGACCGTGGACGTGGTGGCGGGCGGCAGGCTCATCGCCCGGGGCGAGCTGGTCGACATGGACGGCAAGCTGGGCGTCAGAATACTGAAAATGGTTAAATGA
- a CDS encoding flagellar biosynthetic protein FliO yields MLSILSILAAEMETVPASPAAVPDFAWLFIKMLLLLGAVCMGAIIFLKYGAPRMPIFRKMAGHGFARIIARQAIEPRKNLYLVAIGKRYLVIGTSDHAINAFAELTEDEARALGVEGTGGKLS; encoded by the coding sequence ATGTTATCTATACTGTCTATTTTGGCGGCGGAGATGGAGACCGTGCCGGCATCCCCGGCGGCGGTCCCTGACTTCGCCTGGCTCTTCATCAAGATGCTGCTCCTGCTCGGCGCGGTCTGCATGGGCGCGATCATCTTCCTCAAGTACGGCGCCCCGCGCATGCCGATCTTCCGTAAGATGGCGGGCCACGGGTTCGCGAGGATCATCGCGAGGCAGGCGATCGAGCCGAGGAAGAACCTCTACCTGGTCGCGATAGGGAAAAGATATCTGGTGATCGGCACCTCCGATCATGCTATAAACGCCTTTGCGGAGCTCACGGAGGATGAGGCCAGGGCCCTCGGCGTCGAGGGAACGGGGGGAAAGCTCTCATGA